The Fibrobacter succinogenes genome includes the window GACCACGTGAGATTCGTCGTCGGCTGTCTTCACATCGTTGAATGCCTTCACGACGCGCGTGTATTCGTCGAGTCCGCGTTCGGTGCCGACGAAGGTGCGTACAGCGTCTTTAATCTTTGCGTTGCCTTGCAAGGTAACGGAGTAGTAGTTGACCCACTGTTCGCCGTCGAACTTGAGAATGCCCTTGCTTGTACCGGCCCAGAGTTCGCTCTTGTCGAAGAACCCGTTTTTGCTGCGGGACGCCATGTGCGTAAAGAACGGCGTTTGCTTGGCATCGGCTTTGTAGGAACTGCGCCATTCATCGGCAAGAGGTCCGAATGCAAGGCCGGCCGGGTTGTAATACATGGCGGTTGCGTCATCGGCAAGTGCTGCACCGACTTCGCCCATACCAAGCTGGCGGGCGCCAACGGGCATCTGGAGAGTGATGATTGCCGAACCAGTGGCAAGAGCCATGGCAGGGGCTAAAAGAATAGCTGATAATAGTGACTTACGCAAGTTGCCTCCAATCCGGGACGCTATAGGTGTTTCCGTGTGTTGGGATTACAGCCTTCCATCCGGATTTACTCGGGTTTTCCCAGGGTTGCTTCGGTAAAAGTTTACAGTCGCAGCCCAAAACATAGGGGGGTAGAATTTCCGCGTGATTGCGAATCTGTTCGCGGGTGATGAAATTTTCCTCACTGACGAATTTACAATAATCTTTGCCTTTGGGACCAAGTACAATCCTGTAAGTGGCAGTGCCGTTCTTGTCCCCTTCGTCAATCGTTCTTATAGTTTCTTCTAGCGTGTTGTTCCACTGCTTGATGTAGGATAACCTTTGTTCAGGTGTTAAGTCTTGTGTTTCGAGCCATGCCCTGATAGATGCTTCGGAGGGCTTTACGGCGTTGAGCGTCTCGCGGGCGGGGCGGCCGATAGCCGCATACTGGCCCGATACGTCGATGACCGGCTTGGACTGCTCTTTTTCGTCGGAATTGCGCGTGCCTACATAGATACCGATGCCAGCGAGGACGATGGACAACAGCACAATCGCGATGACGATAATGATTGATAGCATATTTAAATCCGTTTACGATAAATCCTTACTCTCAAAAACTAGCATTTTCTATTTTATAAGATAGGAGATATTATGCTAAAATTAAAGTTTTTTCTTGTGTTACTTGCTTGTAGTGTCGCTTGTGCTGTCCCGTTCAAGGTTGAAACGGTCAAAGAAGGCAGTGGAGAGCCCATCCGTGCAGGTCAATTGATTAAGGTTCATTATAAAGGATACTTGGCGGTAGACAGTGCCATTGTGAACAAAGCGGCTACCGATTCGACTGTTGAAGCCCCGTTTTTTGCAAATTCCTATTACAGCGAAAAACCGCTTGAATTCACTGTGGGTGTGGGCCAGGTAATCGAAGGCTGGGACAAGGGCCTTGTGGGCATGAAGATTGGCGAAGTCCGCAAGCTTTCGGTGCCCTCGGTGATGGCCTATGGCAGCAATTCCCTCGAAGGTATTCCGCCTAACAGCGATTTGATGTTCGTTGTTGAACTTGTTCATGCTGAAAAGCCAATTGAAGCAGACAAATTCCCTGCCGATGTCGAAAAGCTCAAGTGGCGCGACTTGGGCCGCGGTCTTAAGGTCTTTGATGAAAAGGTCGGTAACGGCAAGGCTAACGTTTCGGGTAACGTAATTAAGGTTCACTATACGGGTTGGCTCTTGTCGGGTCGCAAGTTCGGTAGCTCCAAGGATTTGGGTAAGCCGCTCGAAGCCGTGATGGGTGCCGGCAAGATGATCAAGGGCTGGGAAACAGGCCTTGACGGCATGCGCGAAGGCGGTGTGCGCTGGTTGCGCGTTTCTCCGGCGATGGGCTATGGCGCAATGGCGTTCTCGATGATTCCGCCGAACTCCACGCTCGTGTTCCGCGTCGAAATGGTCTCTTCTGATGTTGATCCGGAACTTGCAAAGCACATGGACTTTTTCCCGGATACGACGCTCCTCAAGTACGAGAATGGTCCTGAAGGCTTGCGTTATGCTATCGTGAAGCAGGGCGAAGGTGAACCGGCTCGTTCTGGCCATCGCGCTATTGTGCATTACACTGGTTGGATGGTGAACGGTTACAAGTTCGACAGTTCCCGCGATCGCGGTCAGCCGTTTGCATTTGAACTCGGTGCGGGTAACGTCATCCGCGGCTGGGAACTCGGCGTGCAGGGCATGCTCCCCGGCGAAAAGAGAATCCTCGTGGTGCCGCCTGGCCTTGGCTACGGTAGCCGCGGCGCAGGTCCGATTCCTGGTGGTGCAACGCTCATCTTCGCTGTAGAATACCTCGGCGAAGAATAGCGGCAGAGCCGCAGTAGGCGGTAGGAAGTAGGAAGGGTTGTTACTTGAAAGTGTTTACTTTGTTTGTACTGTTGGACGTCCTTTAAGCCGTCTTCCTGAGGGTGTAAGCCTGAAGGATCCAGTCATCCTCGACCCCGTCATCCTCGGGGTTTGTCATTGCGATTACGCATGACCTGTTCGCCTCGGATATAGAAACATGCAAGCATGTTTCTGCATCATTCGACTCTGCCGTCATCCTCGACCGTCAGGGAGGGGATCCATACAGTTCTAATCGCTCTTGTATTTTTCTTGTATATAGAAGAAGGTCCGCCGAGTGCGGACTTTTTTATGAGGTATGAGATGGTTAATTTATTTGAAATATTGTTGGTTTAGGATAAATTAATTTTCGCCAAAAGAATCGAAAAATCAGAAATGGTCGTTTTTTACGTGAAAAACGATGAAAAATTGCTCTTTTTGACGTAAATTTCATAACAAAGTAATAAACTTTTCCTGAAAAAGCCCGTTTTTACCCTCTGCATGGGCCTGTTTACTTAGTAAAACGTCCTTGAAACGACCCATTTTCTACAAAATAGACGACGAAATGACGAAAAATATAAAAAATATTTTGTACAACATAATGATTTTACGTCAAAAATGTTAAAAACTAAGCGGAATTCACGTAAATTCCGCTGTTTCTATCAAAATTCCGCCGCTTTCGCCAAATTTTTGCCATTTTCCTCAAAAATGCCTTTCTACATCCTTTCTACACATTTATTATCTTTGACTATTGGCTAATAACTATTGACCATCACGCGGAGTGCTGTCTAGATCCTAAAACCTACCACCTAATACCCATTGACAAAAAGTCCATACCAAATGTTTACATAGTAGGGCATCGCGAACGAGATTTAAATATTTTAAATATTGATGGTTACTTTTTCTGACATAGCGGATTACCGCGACTTCTTGAAGGAATTCTACGACAGGCGCAAGGTCGAGATGCCCTTCTACAGCTACCGCATGATGGGTGATAAGCTCGGGCTAGACTCCAGCTATCTCTATCGCGTATTGCAAAAAAAGCAGCATTTGCCTGCTCATGCATTACCTGCGGCTAAGGAAATCCTTGCGCTGTCCGGTCGCGAGGCCGAGTATTTCGACCTGCTTT containing:
- a CDS encoding FKBP-type peptidyl-prolyl cis-trans isomerase, giving the protein MLKLKFFLVLLACSVACAVPFKVETVKEGSGEPIRAGQLIKVHYKGYLAVDSAIVNKAATDSTVEAPFFANSYYSEKPLEFTVGVGQVIEGWDKGLVGMKIGEVRKLSVPSVMAYGSNSLEGIPPNSDLMFVVELVHAEKPIEADKFPADVEKLKWRDLGRGLKVFDEKVGNGKANVSGNVIKVHYTGWLLSGRKFGSSKDLGKPLEAVMGAGKMIKGWETGLDGMREGGVRWLRVSPAMGYGAMAFSMIPPNSTLVFRVEMVSSDVDPELAKHMDFFPDTTLLKYENGPEGLRYAIVKQGEGEPARSGHRAIVHYTGWMVNGYKFDSSRDRGQPFAFELGAGNVIRGWELGVQGMLPGEKRILVVPPGLGYGSRGAGPIPGGATLIFAVEYLGEE